Proteins from a single region of Flaviflexus salsibiostraticola:
- the nrdE gene encoding class 1b ribonucleoside-diphosphate reductase subunit alpha, which produces MGTTLTDTGLETLDPRVDYHSLNAQLNLYDADGNIQFDADREAARQYFLQHVNQNTVFFHSLKEKLDYLVEEGYYEKDVLDQYDFDFIKSAFKRAYAAKYRFATFLGAYKYYTSYTLKTFDGKRYLERFEDRVVMVALTLARGDRDQVFDIVDEIISGRFQPATPTFLNAGKQQRGELVSCFLLRIEDNMESISRAINSSLQLSKRGGGVALNLTNLREQGAPIKKIENQSSGVIPVMKLLEDSFSYANQLGARQGAGAVYLNAHHPDIMRFLDTKRENADEKIRIKTLSLGVVIPDITFHLAKSNEAMYLFSPYDVERVYGVPFSDISVTEKYEEMVADKRIKKTKINARQFFQTIAEIQFESGYPYIVYEDTVNKANPIEGRISMSNLCSEILQVSEPSTYNADLSYDHIGKDISCNLGSLNIAKAMDSPDFGKTIGTAIRALTAVSETSDIASVPSIEKGNRLSHAIGLGQMNLHGYLGRERIHYGSEEALDFTNIYFYTVLFHALTESNKLAIEKGAAFHNFENSDYASGKFFEKYIEKEWVPETDRVKELFANIHIPTQEDWRELAASVMEHGIYNQNLQAVPPTGSISYINHSTSSIHPIVSKIEIRKEGKIGRVYYPAPYMTNDNLEFYKDAYEIGPEAIIDTYAAATQHVDQGLSLTLFYPDTVTTRDVNRNYIYAWRKGIKTLYYMRIRQQALEGTEIEGCVSCML; this is translated from the coding sequence TTGGGAACAACGCTCACAGACACAGGGCTAGAGACCCTCGACCCGAGGGTCGACTACCACTCGCTCAACGCGCAGCTCAACCTCTACGACGCGGACGGCAACATTCAGTTCGACGCCGACCGCGAGGCCGCCCGTCAGTACTTCCTCCAGCACGTCAACCAGAACACGGTCTTCTTCCACTCGCTCAAGGAGAAGCTCGACTACCTGGTGGAGGAGGGCTACTACGAGAAGGACGTCCTCGACCAGTACGACTTCGACTTCATCAAGTCCGCCTTCAAGAGGGCCTACGCCGCGAAGTACCGGTTCGCGACCTTCCTCGGCGCATACAAGTACTACACCTCGTACACGCTCAAGACCTTCGACGGGAAGCGCTACCTCGAACGCTTCGAGGACCGCGTCGTCATGGTCGCGCTCACCCTCGCCCGCGGCGATAGGGATCAGGTCTTCGACATCGTCGACGAGATCATCTCGGGCCGCTTCCAGCCGGCCACGCCCACCTTCCTCAATGCCGGCAAGCAGCAGCGCGGCGAGCTCGTCTCCTGCTTCCTCCTGCGCATCGAGGACAACATGGAGTCGATCTCGCGCGCCATCAACTCCTCGCTGCAGCTGTCCAAGCGGGGTGGCGGCGTCGCGCTCAATCTGACGAACCTGCGCGAGCAGGGCGCCCCGATCAAGAAGATCGAGAACCAGTCCTCCGGTGTCATCCCTGTTATGAAGCTGCTCGAGGATTCCTTCTCGTACGCCAATCAGCTCGGCGCCCGCCAGGGCGCGGGAGCCGTCTACCTCAACGCACACCACCCGGACATCATGCGCTTCCTCGACACGAAGCGTGAGAACGCCGACGAGAAGATCAGGATCAAGACGCTGTCGCTCGGCGTCGTCATCCCCGACATCACCTTCCACCTCGCGAAGTCGAACGAGGCGATGTACCTCTTCTCGCCCTATGACGTCGAGCGCGTCTACGGCGTTCCCTTCTCCGATATCTCGGTGACCGAGAAGTACGAGGAGATGGTGGCGGACAAGCGGATCAAGAAGACGAAGATCAACGCCCGCCAGTTCTTCCAGACGATCGCCGAGATCCAGTTCGAATCCGGCTACCCCTACATCGTCTACGAAGACACGGTCAACAAGGCGAACCCGATCGAGGGCCGCATCTCCATGTCGAACCTCTGCTCCGAAATCCTCCAGGTCTCCGAGCCGTCGACCTACAACGCAGACCTGTCCTACGACCACATCGGCAAGGACATCTCCTGCAACCTCGGCTCGCTCAACATCGCGAAGGCGATGGACTCGCCCGACTTCGGCAAGACCATCGGCACCGCGATCCGTGCCCTCACCGCCGTCTCCGAGACGTCCGACATCGCGTCCGTGCCGTCGATCGAGAAGGGCAACAGGCTCTCCCATGCCATCGGCCTGGGTCAGATGAACCTCCACGGTTATCTGGGCCGCGAGCGTATCCACTACGGCTCAGAAGAGGCGCTCGACTTCACGAACATCTACTTCTACACCGTGCTGTTCCACGCGCTGACGGAGTCCAACAAGCTCGCCATTGAGAAGGGTGCGGCTTTCCACAACTTCGAGAACTCCGACTATGCGTCGGGCAAGTTCTTCGAGAAGTACATCGAGAAGGAGTGGGTCCCGGAGACGGATCGGGTCAAGGAGCTGTTCGCGAACATCCACATCCCCACCCAGGAGGATTGGCGTGAGCTCGCAGCCTCCGTCATGGAGCACGGCATCTACAACCAGAACCTCCAGGCGGTCCCGCCGACCGGCTCGATCTCGTACATTAATCACTCGACGTCCTCGATCCACCCGATTGTGTCGAAGATCGAGATCCGCAAGGAGGGGAAGATCGGGCGCGTCTACTACCCGGCTCCCTACATGACGAACGACAACCTGGAGTTCTACAAGGACGCGTACGAGATCGGCCCCGAGGCCATCATCGATACGTATGCCGCGGCGACCCAGCATGTCGACCAGGGCCTGTCGCTCACGCTGTTCTACCCGGACACGGTGACGACCCGCGACGTCAATAGGAACTACATCTACGCATGGCGGAAGGGCATCAAGACGCTCTACTACATGCGCATCCGCCAGCAGGCCCTCGAGGGCACCGAGATCGAAGGCTGCGTCTCCTGCATGCTCTGA
- the nrdI gene encoding class Ib ribonucleoside-diphosphate reductase assembly flavoprotein NrdI translates to MAKVVYFSSATNNTARFVGKLGMEAERIPLRRSDPDLIVDEEYVLIVPTYGGGNNRGAVPKQVIKFLNNEHNRSLIRGVISAGNTNFGRAYCLAGDIVSAKCAVPHMYRFELLGTQDDVAKVKQGLEEFWEQRSQTQG, encoded by the coding sequence GTGGCAAAGGTCGTCTACTTCTCGTCAGCGACGAATAACACAGCTCGTTTCGTCGGCAAGCTCGGCATGGAGGCGGAGCGGATCCCGCTGCGACGCAGCGATCCGGACCTGATCGTCGATGAGGAGTATGTCCTCATCGTGCCGACCTACGGGGGAGGGAACAACCGCGGAGCGGTCCCCAAGCAGGTCATCAAGTTCCTCAACAACGAGCACAACCGCAGCCTCATCCGTGGAGTCATCTCCGCGGGCAACACCAACTTCGGCCGCGCGTACTGCCTCGCCGGAGACATCGTCTCCGCGAAGTGCGCGGTGCCCCACATGTACAGATTCGAACTCCTCGGCACGCAGGATGACGTGGCCAAGGTCAAGCAGGGATTGGAAGAGTTTTGGGAACAACGCTCACAGACACAGGGCTAG
- a CDS encoding redoxin NrdH encodes MSITVYTKPACVQCNATKRALDKAGLSYEMIDLTEDADALEAVKALGYQQAPVVMAGGDHWSGFRPDKIKALVAASVSEAVTA; translated from the coding sequence ATGAGCATCACCGTTTACACGAAGCCGGCATGCGTGCAGTGCAACGCCACGAAGCGGGCCCTCGATAAGGCCGGTCTCTCGTACGAGATGATCGACCTGACGGAAGACGCTGACGCTCTTGAGGCCGTCAAGGCTCTCGGTTATCAGCAGGCCCCGGTCGTCATGGCCGGCGGCGACCACTGGTCGGGCTTCCGTCCCGACAAGATCAAGGCTCTCGTCGCAGCGTCGGTTTCCGAAGCCGTCACCGCTTAG
- a CDS encoding SdpI family protein translates to MTWIEIVCFLLVATGVGLVIVGRRQAGRRLGRGSSLGTRTRQTSLSEAAWAAGNEAAAPYSYAQGAVCVAAGLVGILLGGIIATVAIGAAAVAVLVLAGFQVARANAAAEHAEGGDTP, encoded by the coding sequence ATGACCTGGATTGAGATCGTCTGCTTCCTGCTGGTGGCAACCGGTGTGGGACTGGTCATCGTCGGCCGCAGGCAGGCGGGACGGCGGCTCGGTCGCGGCTCGAGCCTCGGGACGAGAACGCGGCAGACATCCCTGTCCGAGGCGGCCTGGGCCGCGGGCAACGAGGCGGCCGCACCGTACTCCTACGCGCAGGGCGCCGTCTGCGTCGCCGCAGGTCTCGTCGGCATCCTCCTCGGAGGGATCATCGCCACGGTCGCCATCGGCGCTGCCGCCGTTGCCGTCCTCGTGCTGGCGGGATTCCAGGTTGCGCGGGCCAACGCCGCGGCGGAACACGCCGAAGGCGGCGACACGCCGTAG
- a CDS encoding citrate synthase, whose amino-acid sequence MSETAKLILDGREYELPVVTGTMGEKAVDISALRANTGYITLDDGYGNTGSCESKVTFIDGEKGILRYRGYPIEDLAKNSSFIETAYLVIFGKLCTQQERDDFADLLTQNAPLHQSMLKHFDGYGSNGQPMAILSAMVNSLTAYDPQVMHPEDENDLFYAAASLMSKVRTIAAASYKTTIGEPIVYPRKDLKYVENFLHMMFSSPYHDYEPTPEVVRALNMFFVLHADHEQNCSTSTVRMVASSKANMFASASAGISALWGRLHGGANVAVIEMLQKIHDEGLDPAVFMDEVKDKASGRKLMGFGHRVYKNFDPRATILKEAAFDMLEKMHIEDPLLDVALKLEEVALEDDYFVERKLYPNVDFYSGIILRAVGIPLDMFTVMFAIGRMPGWIANWKEVHEDPKARIYRPRQVYQGDLDQIWVPRSERS is encoded by the coding sequence ATGAGCGAGACAGCAAAGCTCATTCTCGACGGCAGGGAGTACGAACTTCCTGTCGTAACGGGCACCATGGGCGAGAAGGCCGTTGATATCAGCGCACTTCGAGCCAACACGGGCTACATCACACTGGACGACGGATACGGCAACACCGGCTCGTGCGAGTCCAAGGTGACCTTCATCGACGGCGAGAAGGGCATCCTCCGCTACCGCGGTTATCCCATCGAAGATCTCGCGAAGAATTCGAGCTTCATCGAGACGGCCTACCTGGTCATCTTCGGCAAGCTCTGCACCCAGCAGGAGCGGGACGACTTCGCGGATCTCCTGACCCAGAACGCGCCGCTCCATCAGTCGATGCTCAAGCACTTCGACGGCTACGGCTCGAACGGGCAACCCATGGCGATCCTGTCCGCCATGGTCAACTCGCTGACCGCCTACGACCCGCAGGTCATGCACCCCGAGGACGAGAACGACCTGTTCTATGCGGCCGCCTCCCTCATGTCGAAGGTCCGCACGATTGCGGCGGCCTCGTACAAGACGACGATCGGCGAGCCGATTGTCTACCCGCGCAAGGACCTCAAGTACGTGGAGAACTTCCTCCACATGATGTTCTCGAGCCCGTACCACGACTACGAGCCGACACCCGAGGTCGTCCGCGCCCTCAACATGTTCTTCGTGCTCCACGCGGATCACGAGCAGAACTGCTCGACATCGACGGTCCGCATGGTCGCCTCCTCGAAGGCCAACATGTTCGCCTCCGCCTCGGCCGGCATCTCCGCCCTGTGGGGCCGCCTCCACGGCGGCGCCAACGTCGCGGTCATCGAAATGCTCCAGAAGATCCACGACGAGGGCCTCGACCCGGCCGTCTTCATGGACGAGGTCAAGGACAAGGCGAGCGGTCGCAAGCTCATGGGCTTCGGCCACCGCGTCTACAAGAACTTCGACCCGCGCGCCACCATCCTCAAGGAGGCCGCGTTCGACATGCTGGAAAAGATGCACATCGAGGATCCCCTCCTCGATGTCGCGCTCAAGCTCGAAGAGGTCGCCCTTGAGGACGACTACTTCGTCGAGCGCAAGCTCTACCCGAACGTCGACTTCTACTCGGGCATCATCCTCCGAGCAGTCGGCATCCCCCTCGACATGTTCACCGTCATGTTCGCCATCGGCCGCATGCCCGGCTGGATCGCGAACTGGAAGGAAGTCCACGAGGACCCGAAGGCCCGCATCTACCGGCCCCGCCAGGTCTACCAGGGTGACCTCGACCAGATCTGGGTGCCGCGCAGCGAGCGCAGCTGA
- a CDS encoding L-serine ammonia-lyase: MVSGQLRADQANRPLSVFDMFRIGIGPSSSHTVGPLKAGHAFATLIATAWPDREIDRISIELFGSLGATGRGHWTDRAVLLGLAGHRPDTVGIEAVETIMDEVGRTGALRLAGRGEIPFHLETDIILSPRVRMPYHVNALTITAHGGGDRYARTYYSVGGGFIMEDLSDDPATIPDVRAMATSESQAAHATRAPHPFSTAGELLAICAAEGRSISDIVWANEIAARDRGDVLQYISDIQAAMNDCIKAGISTEGVLPGGLGVRRRAASLYRELSESTKRDSLYGIDWVNLWALAVNEENAAGHRVVTAPTNGAAGIVPAVYTYYRQQVEGADDEGARRFFLAATAMGALIKTNASIAGAEVGCQGEVGSASAMAAAGLAEALGGTPEQVENAAEIAMEHNLGLTCDPVGGLVQIPCIERNAIGAVKAINAARLALWGDGQHTVSFDAVIETMRQTGADMHSKYKETSEGGLAVNVVEC; encoded by the coding sequence ATCGTCTCAGGCCAGCTCAGAGCCGACCAGGCCAATCGGCCGCTCTCCGTCTTCGACATGTTCCGCATCGGCATCGGCCCCTCCTCCTCCCACACCGTCGGCCCCCTGAAGGCGGGCCACGCCTTCGCCACCCTCATCGCCACGGCGTGGCCCGATCGCGAGATCGACCGGATCTCCATCGAGCTCTTCGGCTCGCTCGGGGCGACCGGCCGGGGTCACTGGACCGACCGCGCCGTACTCCTCGGCCTCGCAGGCCACCGGCCCGACACGGTCGGCATCGAGGCGGTCGAGACGATCATGGACGAGGTCGGCCGCACGGGAGCCCTGCGCCTCGCTGGCCGGGGCGAGATCCCGTTCCACCTCGAGACCGACATCATCCTGTCCCCGCGCGTGCGCATGCCCTACCACGTCAACGCCCTGACAATCACCGCCCACGGGGGCGGCGATCGATACGCGAGGACGTACTATTCGGTCGGCGGCGGCTTCATCATGGAGGACCTCTCCGACGATCCTGCGACCATCCCGGACGTGCGGGCGATGGCGACGAGCGAGTCGCAGGCGGCCCACGCAACCCGGGCCCCGCACCCTTTCTCGACGGCGGGTGAGCTGCTCGCGATCTGTGCCGCAGAGGGCAGGTCGATCTCCGATATCGTGTGGGCCAACGAGATCGCCGCCCGCGACCGGGGAGACGTGCTCCAGTACATCTCCGACATCCAGGCCGCGATGAACGACTGCATCAAGGCCGGCATCTCGACCGAGGGGGTCCTGCCGGGCGGTCTCGGGGTCCGCAGGAGGGCGGCCAGTCTCTATCGGGAGCTGAGCGAGAGCACGAAGAGGGATTCCCTCTATGGCATCGACTGGGTCAACCTCTGGGCACTCGCGGTCAACGAGGAGAACGCCGCCGGCCACCGCGTCGTCACCGCGCCGACGAATGGTGCCGCCGGCATCGTCCCCGCCGTCTACACGTACTACCGCCAGCAGGTCGAGGGCGCCGATGACGAGGGTGCCCGGAGGTTCTTCCTCGCGGCCACCGCCATGGGCGCCCTCATCAAGACGAACGCCTCGATCGCGGGAGCCGAAGTCGGCTGCCAGGGCGAGGTCGGGTCGGCGAGCGCCATGGCCGCAGCGGGTCTCGCCGAGGCGCTGGGAGGAACCCCCGAGCAGGTCGAGAACGCGGCCGAGATCGCCATGGAGCATAACCTCGGCCTCACGTGCGACCCCGTGGGCGGGCTTGTCCAGATCCCCTGCATCGAACGGAATGCGATCGGAGCCGTCAAGGCCATCAACGCCGCCCGCCTCGCGCTGTGGGGCGACGGCCAGCACACTGTCTCGTTCGATGCGGTCATCGAGACGATGAGGCAGACGGGCGCCGACATGCATTCAAAGTACAAGGAGACGTCCGAGGGCGGCCTCGCCGTCAACGTCGTCGAGTGCTGA
- a CDS encoding NUDIX hydrolase encodes MLVGGKLEPGETAAAAASREVQEEVGLIRTADQLTLLGRYDEEAANEPGWRVSSTIFVADPLTDDERSTLEPRAEIAEIRWLDLAGDQPTDLAPLLARHVVPALRPRSPIGKDPDSCAPHPPPSSQASSEPTRPIGRSPSSTCSASASAPPPPTPSAP; translated from the coding sequence ATGCTCGTCGGCGGCAAGCTCGAGCCCGGCGAGACAGCGGCAGCCGCCGCATCCCGCGAAGTGCAGGAGGAGGTCGGGCTCATCCGAACCGCGGATCAGCTCACCCTGCTCGGCCGATATGACGAAGAAGCGGCCAACGAGCCCGGGTGGCGAGTATCATCCACCATATTCGTGGCAGACCCGCTCACGGATGACGAACGCTCAACCCTCGAGCCGCGCGCAGAGATAGCCGAGATCCGATGGCTTGATCTCGCCGGCGACCAGCCGACAGATCTGGCACCACTCCTCGCCAGGCATGTCGTTCCAGCCCTCCGACCCCGATCACCCATCGGAAAGGACCCGGACTCATGCGCTCCTCACCCGCCGCCATCGTCTCAGGCCAGCTCAGAGCCGACCAGGCCAATCGGCCGCTCTCCGTCTTCGACATGTTCCGCATCGGCATCGGCCCCTCCTCCTCCCACACCGTCGGCCCCCTGA